The nucleotide window TACATTTTCAAATCTGCACAGCAGCATGTTTAATACATTGCTTAAATTCTAATGTTTACCTTTTCATGCCATAGCAATAGATGTACAGATTGATGAACAAGGTCTAAAATTGTCCGTATCTTTGAAtcttagttttttatatatatatatatatatatatatatatatatatatatatatatatatatatatatatatatatatgaatgatgcTACTGTGCATATGTTTGGCCACTTAATGCTTCTGTGCATGTTATTGTGTATTCCATGCGTGCACCTGCGAATGCTTCAgctagtgtgtttgtgtggagtGGACACACTTCCTGTTCATGGCTAAAGCTCACTATTGTTCTTTGTTTGTGCTACAGTACAGGATGTTGGACCCTGGTCATATTGTTGAGTCGGTCACAGTTGAGTCGGACCCTCATGAGGCGTTGCCTATTATTTCAGTCGAAACTGGTGACGATGGCACCACACGTCGCACCGAGACCACAGTAAGTTTGACTGAGACATGCTAACTAATTTATCTTGTATATTTTGAGTTGGAAGAGTTATGATGATGTGTAATTTTCTTTTAGGTAAAGAAGGTCACAAAGACGACCACCACACGAACAGTCATTCCATCAGTCTCTGACACACTTTCCCTGGATGGCACTGGTTCAGTTACTGGGATGCCGAGTTATAATAGCCCAATGGACCGTGTGTACAGGCCACCACCTGGACCCATGGATTACCCCACCTCCACTGTCCCACGTAACTACCACTATGGACCACCAGCGGGGTATGACGATTACCGAAGCGTCCCTCCATCTGAAGCCTACACCAGCCTCAGCCGAGGGACCCGCATGGATGACCGCTACAGGTcagtattactattttatttgacATCAACTAGGGCTTAGTTGTGTTGCTTAAACTAAATATAGCCTCATAGTAGTAGTTGTTGACACTTTGGAGTAGGTCTGCACGATGTTTGAAAATATAATGTTTCGATATTTTGTTGCtcttaaacaaatacaatttcaccagattgcTTGGGATTATTCTGTAGGGGAGTCTACATATGATCTAATAAACAATCCACAAGCACAGATTTATAAGATAAAGAAGAACGTATCACTCAAATAAATAGTGTCTTATCGTTTTCCGAGTCCGTATTGACCGTATTCAGGTACAGTAgttgaattataaaaaataaaatcaattcaataaaacaaatcattataaaaaatacaaatggtACAATGTCTAATGCCCGAAATGTTCATTATACATTTATAGACTTCATAAACCTCAAACACATGCAAATTACATATTATAATACAAACTAAACATTGCATATCCCGCGATGTGACTATTACGAATGATCGCATTGCATTATCGATGCTGGAAGGATAATATATCAGCAGTCCTTTGGAGGGGTAAAGAAATGTGTGATTTGAGAAAATCAGCATTGTCTTTGATCAAATCTTAttgaacagttaaaaaaaatttagcaTACATAGTTATAGACAAGAATACCAACcaactgcattttctgttattaCCCCACCCACCCCTGGTGAAAATAATGAAACCATAAAGGGAACAAATCAGagcaaaaaattaataataatagttattttaatatatatatatatatatatatatatatatatatatatatatatatatatatatatatatatatatatatatatatatatatatatatataaaattaaaaagcattgtcttttgttgttaaaaataattagattttatgACCAAACATAGTCAATATTGATGATTATCCCAGATGCaccaaaaacatattaaaaggtaagtgatttataacagcaacaacttttctgtaatcgtagtagtgtTGTGTGTTCTTTGTTTAACCCTtcaaggtgacgtgctgactgactgacaggtgcgtgatgcgtgaggcaaGCAAACACTgcatagctttcagttatgacAAACATCGTTtcaatatttatgtaatattttatttagagatgatggtctgtggttctgcatacaatgattttatcttgctggagtttatagctattttactttacttcaggacgcattaatgccacTCTAAggctattggagacattcataaatattcctagcaaatctaaaaaATGTTGGAGACACTTGTTtgataaatgcactaaatcgcacttcagcagcgtttatttgagagcgcacaagaagatctgcgcttgagcagcgtatatttgacagcgcacaagaagttttgtgcacaaacagaggaaatcgcgCTCGagcagagattgacatgctcgtaggctattacatgaatgcgatctcgacttaatACTGCACCCATGATATTCgtcaatgaaataacgccacatgtagtGGTAGATGTGTGTAAAATGACCAACAGAGTCTGCTGCCACAGCTGAAAAAAATCCACTGCAGTGTGATAAACACTGGCTTGAATACAtgaagcataaataaaaaaagctgtagTTTATAAGCAGCCACACTTTACTGTATTAgttatattcattattaaaacacatttaatatgGTAGAAGAGTAATCCATAAAATAGCCTTTCAACTGGATTGTTTCTTGATCAAACTCTCTTTAGAGCTGGTCTCATAATTGTTTTGAGATTTTATATGCACAATTAAATCTAAAtgtgtgctttgattgaataaaGAGTCTGTGTGGTGGAGTTGGCGATTTCGGATGCAGCTTTGGTGCAATAACAGTATTGTGATGCGTACTGTAATATTTTGTTCACAATGTGGtcctgtttgtgtttgtttagaCCTGTGGATGGCTACCGCACGCTGGACTCGGCCTACCGCACCCACAGCCGCCCTCAGTTGGACCCGTATTCAGCCCAGCCGCAGGTAGGACGTATGGGCAGTGCAGTGGAGATCTCTGCCCTGCAGCGCTTCGTCCCAGAGCCCTACGGGCTGGAGGACGATCAGAGGAGCCTGGGATACGACGAACCTGATTATGGCATGGGACCGGCCATGCATTACAGCACAATGCCCCGGTTGGCACATCCACACCATGCCCCACCTCCACGCCGGACAGGGTAAGAGTGTTCATTTatgctttatttaaatatgaactcttgatttttttttttttttttgttcaccttTTTACCACACTTGATTGAtctaaacatatattttaaagaaatgcctTTAAACATGTCATAGCTTGTTACTGTTAAGGATTTTTGAGTAAATTATAAATGAAGATGGAGTTGTGATGATACTGGATTTCGGTACCAGTCGATACTGAAACTGTTAAAGATTTcgtttcccgctaacatttgagcgcccTTGAGCACGTTTTAACAGAAATTACTGTAaatggctgtgaaggtcatcagttcaccgaacttaCCACAGTCTATAAGCTTTCATATGAGCCATCTGCTGATAAATCATGgatttaaaacactccagtgtcccggTATCTGTGGTTACATTCAATAAAAAGCGGTGAGttcggtaaactgatgaccttcacggccaatcacagtcatttctgttgagcatgtgaacacaatggcaaatcagcgctgtttaaaaatgcactcaacagtgctcaaatgttagtgggaaattgaTGTTTGTAAAGGTTCTGTATTGATTGGTACGAGATTTCAGTATCGTCCAGTAAAgagtaaaataattttgtatacTAAAATAAGATTATGCTAAAAATCATTACTGAAATGATAATTAGCATAAATAAATTATCGTTATCGCAATTAAGCACTCTTCCTAAGTTGAGAAAATCTGACCTGTGGCTTTTTAGGATAATACCTGTAgattgcactgcttgatttttggGGTGCAACAGTAAAACgcataaaaaaaagaacatttgtataggataaaacattatttgaatcatttttttctgtAAGCACATATCGCATCTGAAGCGTGTGGAAAGTGCAAGGCTTGTCGCTTGCTTCAGCATTCAAAGGCTTTTGCGCTCATGCTCCTTTGTCGTTACTTGCTCAGTGatcatcaaccgttttctcagaggaagacaaactaacaaaacattgttgcagttctgatacaagttttatttattagcTGGGTACGCCTGGAATATGCACACATGTCACTCCCAATATGCGTGCAAGCCGGGCACcttcattggaaataatgaacttgcagcGTAAAAGATCTGAAATGTGAATTTCCTATTTCACGACAGCGTCACAAAGAAGTCCATGATCTAtgcaagccaaaaaaaaaaaaagtacacacaaCTACTTCTGACGTGGTAGAGCAGAACatcaaagttttatttgtttgatggcgcacacacacacacacacacacacacacacactgtagtcCATTTGTTTAGCCATAGGTCTGTTCTGGAGACAATTTATTACACCTTTactatgtgatttatttatttatttttttattcagatttacactgtaaaacatctgtgtGAATCAATTTTGAATGTGAAATCGCAATATTGTTAACTAAAATTTACCAAATTTATATCAAATTTTAACATTAAGTGACTAAAATGCAGCTCCTTTAAAAAAACTCATTCTTACAATGAATCCTTATGAAAAACAGTCAAGTTGCCaacatttctaaatttattttgaaCACAATTTCTATATTAGAGAGGACTTGAAAAGAAAAATCGTCATGTTTGCATTGCTGTTTGTTTCGCGCAGCTCGTATGAGGGCACGCTGGATGGTGATATGAGTGGTGCAGGTGACATGTTTTATTGGGGTGGTGGAGCTCCGCTGGCACAGGGCGAGAGAGGCAGCATGGCATCATTGGACAGCACCCTTCGTAAAGGCCCCGCGCCCACAGCATGGAGACAACCCGAGCTGCCTGAAGTCATTGCTATGCTCAACTACCGCCTGGACCCTGTTAAAAGCAACGCCGCAGCTTATTTGCAACATCTCACTTTCAAGAATGATAAGGTTAGTGTGCACTAGTGTCATGTTGGCAGGGTGTTAAATATCAAATGCACTTCTGTTTCAAAGCTTTGGGGTGgtcaaataatttaaattttaaattgatttttgtcaaattattgccatttaatttaagtaaattttttaatATGCAATATATTTAATAGGCGTTTTATGGGAAAgcattgtatattattttttattcacttgtgaatttttttattgttttatttgtttgcttttttatttacttttatttttttatttactatatttattgaTTTCCTTTTTACAActttgttacttttttatttatttgtttactgattaatttgcttttatttgtttactcattattttatttacgtttactcatttactttatttaattacatatttaattgtATACTTATTTATTGGTTTACTTGTTTAtctattttctttatttgttatttacctttatttgtttattatttatttactttattcatttatttatttccttatttgtttatttatttatttatttattttcttttgtttatttggttacttgtttacttattttttttgtttattatttgcctatttatttaattttacatttatttacttattgtgcTACCCACGGCGCCACCGGATTgcctatttgtttattattttttttattttattttttttatttgcttaattttttttacttatttacctttatttacatacttatttgtttacttatttgtttatctattaacttatttgtttattaatttatttactgtatttgttcaattattcaactttgtttatttgtttacttatttatttacttaatttatctatttacttttgtttatttgtttacttatttatttacctgtttacttattttttgtttattatttacttattgtgctacccactgcgccaccgcgttgcctatttgtttacttttgtacatttatttgtttacttatttatttacttttatttacttatttagtaatttactttttttggtttacctatttatttacttattgacTTTATTGACTTTTTGTTgacttatttacttttatttgcttGTTAATTCACTTACTTATTTATTgactttatttgtttactttgcttatttacttttatttatttgcttatttacttttttttttgtttgtttttaagcttTGTGATTTAACAGATGCTATAGAAatctataaaaagaaaatcaataacaGCCATACATTTTTCttcaggatttttaaaaaaaaaagttgcatttaTACTTGTCATTATACTGTTTCTTTTGcttatattttcataattttctGTTATCCTTTGGTTAGAATAGAGAAGTCACTCATGGTGTAACATGGCAGATCAATGCATTTGATGCCCCGTCTCTGTGTTTGCAGGTGAAGTCAGAAGTTAGACGACTGAAGGGAATCCCTGCCCTGGTGTCCATGCTGGATAACCCAAAGAAGGAGGTGCATTATGCTGCATGCGGAGCACTTAAGAACATCTCGTATGGCCGGGATCCAGATAACAAGATAGCCATCAAGAACTGTGACGGCATTCCTGCGCTGGTGCGGCTACTGAGGAAGACCAGAGATCAGGACCTTACAGACACTATAACAGGTACACACAaaagtatagttttgattttatttgtggTTTCAATTCAAAGGCCCTTCTACAGTTTTGTTTAGATGTGTTTATCTTCATTTGGGGAGCATTAATAAGTACTTGCGACTATGAAAAACAAACACGCGTTCTGTAGTAAATCAGAGAGACTGAGATTGTTTAGTTTCTTAATTGCCAAAGTGGTCCATTTCAATTGCTGTTATAAAAGGAGGAAAATGTGGTTgaggaaaaaatatctttaaatattgatttattgatatatatatatatatatatatatatatatatatatatatatatatatatatatatatatatatatatatatatatatatatatatttttttttttttttttttttttttttttttttttggttgtgtaACACATAAAAACTTGCACAATATAAACACCATATATGAAAAAtgttcatttgggaaataaattaAGACATGTTCATTTAGGGAGGAAATAAGTACTTGCCACTGAAAAACAAGCACTGATTCAGTAAATCAGAGAGACAGAGTTTCAGTTTCCTAGAATTAAtttcttttgttcattttattattttttttagttgctCTAGATGAAAAccagttttgtttttctttttcttttttccttctaaatttaaaatttttaaatggtTGATAAGTTTAAAATTTGGTTGTTGTATAATAACTTGTAGAACACAAACGCATctgaaaatattacattttcattattttgacATGTTTAAAACGAAATTCctgttaaattttttaatttaaactttttaattgtatatttgctttaataaatagTCTggatgcacacaaaaaaaaacctttaaaattcctgtcaaaaaataaatgaattagtttAGTCTTAAGAATatctataatctagtgtgctccgaaacagtgacaaaataatagtttagaagatgtaaaacagatataaacacttaattgcagtttgtcacttacTTTTTTCACACCACCTCAAATCTTGACCAGTCAAATGCTCTCTGGTAACTGACATGTCCTGCCCCCTTCAACACGCTTTTCACTTGATGAACTTGAGCTCAAcagctctcactggcagagcagtgGTCAGACAACACTATTGGTTTTCAAAGGGGAGAAGCTAATCTATACCCCACACTCTCTTTGTGTGGCACTTAAGACTGtcaaatttcaataaaaaatgcacatttaaaagcacTTTACAGGACCTTTAACATTGCTTTCAGGTAATTCAGACAAGATAATTTCCATCTGATAGTAACTGATAGCTTGTGCTTTTTCAGGCACGCTGTGGAACCTGTCGTCTCATGACTCGGTAAAGATGGAGATCGTGGACCATGCGCTGCACGCCCTGTCCGATGAGGTGATGGTCCCACACTCGGGTTGGGAGAGGGGGAATGAAGGCGGAGAGGAGAGCTGCAAACCCAGACACCTGGAGTGGGAGACAGCGCTCACCAACACCACCGGCTGCTTAAGGTACGTCACAATGCAACTGGTGGATGCTACCATTTAATGTCCACATGAAAATAAAGTGTATACTGTTTGTTTTGATAGCGCATTTAGTTAGCGCAGGTCAGTCTCTTTCGACaagttcctgaaggaccaccaacactgcatgtttaaGATGTCTCCTTTGTTGATCAAACCCATAACAGGTCTCAGGTCTTACCCTTTTCTGAAGTCAGCTTGATGACTGCAGCCACATTATTCTTGGCTAGGtccctcttactgttagttttcTATGACTGAAGGATGttgatgtgtaaaaaaaaatctctatccAATATTTTATTCTAGTTGGAAGTAAATAACTTTTAAAGAATAAAAGTCTTGGCAATTTCTGGTTCATGCAGACCTAAAAGGGCACCTTAATGTActtttctgtacttttactctaGTTTAAACCGACTGCTGGGGATGGGGTAGTTAAATtcatatgtcattattttatagttatttcaGCCTGTatggtataataataacaataataataacaataataaagaacAGCAAAGTTGGTCAAATTTTTACCCAAAGCGAGATATTTAATACAGCATTCAAGTTTAAAAGTCTACAAATGACTCATAGAGACTACAACAAGCTTCTTACTCTGTAATAAACACTAAAATTTACATAACCTTGCACTAGGTCAAAGTCGCTTTTGACACAAGTCATTTCCctcagtggccatctttgaaatgcctttcgggcagtatgctcgggcattatgtctgaatgtggaaacatcaaattctccaaaactgtcaAGCTTATAATTTAcaatacatatttggaatcaccaataaaattaaaccacAACGGTCTcaagtttagtttctaaacattcgaatccaacaaaatctgcattttttttttttctggtttaccTGGCTAAAGCTCATGTGCACGCGAAAGAAACAAGATCACGACAGTCAACCTCATTTATGGTCGTGTTGCACATTATCAACTTCTAGATAAGACTTTGTTAGGTcatgctgctcttctgaagttaTTCACAACTTGTCCTAAATAGCCAATcttctccagaaatgacagcgactctgtttacaagtttgtgggcgtttaaGTAGTTGCTGCTATCATGTGACGTGCGTTTGACAGGAAGGTCTGTACTCGTTTCATACCGATTATAAAACCAAAAAactgttttcaagtgtagttagTTCAtctaaaagtacagatttcaagctttatgtggatatatttcttatgtctgtgaagcaagtatttgctgacattccagtgtgtttgttgaccacaagaCCTGTCGTAAAAACACAGGTCTGGTATGAGCTTCTCCCCATAGAATTGTCaatctattcaccttattctttgcgtatcagtgggtgcagccatttgattttttttggctcaagacttccgttctcattcacttccattcatttttagagattaaaaactgctcgttttgctgttttaagtcgcaaactgatattttcttattatattattctacttggactgtatagtaatgcaaacacttgtttgtagaacaAGTACTTTGATCGTTTTCtgacatttattattcctagtcatttctcccgtaGATGACTGAATCAGGAGTTCTAAAACAACCGCAAAAACAGGGGCACGTCCGCATTTTAGAGTAAGGTCAATAGCCACCGATGATTGTCTTCTGATCTAgcaggcggggcttcattcgccacattgactgttacacttttccccatttaaaactatacgagtggcatgccttgtgtattctatagtctttgccgGGGTCTAATGTTACCTGCAACATTCACAAAGTGGTTAATGAATCAGAACACACTGGGtcaattgaccaatcagaacccACTAGGCATTTCTGAGGTCAAGGCTTCATCAAAAATGGAAGTAAACAAATGTAGTGTTTTTTAGGAGAATGTAAGTGGCTGTATTGAATAAAGATTAAATATGTGGGGGAAAAAGTGTTAAGTCATTGCACACAAACATAGTCAAGCAAGTCCAAATTGGTCGGCCATCTTCGGTTAATGCCAGATATATTTTATCAGCCTGGGAATCAAATGCTTGATTTGGGTGTTTCAGGAACACAGAGAGGCGGGTGGAGGGAAGGATTAGGATGTGTTGGGAAGGGACTGTATCATGATTCAGATTAATGAAAGGTGTTAAAAAGAGCAGGGGTGTGTCTTACTGCAAAAGAAttcctgtcaaaaaaaaaaaagtgtgtgtgaggAAGCTGGATTTGCATGTGGAAGAAAGGAGGGAAGTGCAGAGGAAATGCTGAATCATTGTAAGAGAGAGCGAGCAAGAAGGCCATAAAAGAAGCAAGACAAAGTTTGGACAAAAGCAAGAAATGTGATCTTTGAATCCATTTATTTCCCTTGAGTGCTTCTCTTTGAAAGTGTCCCTCACTTCTCCCACTCGCCTATTAGGCTTTCAGAAAGCTCTCCATTCAGTCTGAGGAACGATTTAACACCGTGATTACTTTTAAGTAGAGCTAACAGTGTCTCTCGCCTTTAACCCCCTACTTTCTCTTCCAGCGCTGAGCTTTCCAGGCGCCATCTGTGTACAGTCGGTTAATGTTTCGGGTGATGACCCGGAGCTGGACGTTTCTGTGCCTGCCAAACGTTGCTAAACATTAAACAGGCTGCGTGCTAATTAGTTGACGTGACTTGTTTTGCTCTCAGGAATGTAAGCTCGGAGAGGAGCGAGGCCAGGAGGAAGCTGAGGGAGTGCTCCGGACTGGTGGACTCTCTCATGTACATCGTCCAGTCGCAGATCAACTGCAAAGATGTGGACAACAAGGTAACGGTTGAGCTTTAACATTTGGGGCACTTTCATGCTCATTAATGACAGGGGAAGCAGGTTTGGGGAAGAGCGCAGGAGGAAGAAAGCATTGTTGGTCTTTTATGTTAGTTCATATTAAATTTTTGCAGTCTAATTAGGTTTTAAAACCAGTTCTCTCTTTTGAGAATATGTAATGCTATTATCTTTAACTCCTGTAACCTTAAAAGAAACCTGTCTTTTGAGTTTTCCACTGAAAATACTTTAcattaattgattaaaaacataagAGACTGACTACGTTCACAAATGtttgtgtaataaaatgtaattgtacacacacacaatacagccaCGCATGACTATTAAATATTGCATGGAGGTCGGGCTGGAGGGGGtctggttcggggaccacaggatttcatctcttaTTATTCGCAGACGATGTGGTTTTGTTGGCTtttatcgaacatggaccttcagcatgctctGGGGCGGTTTGCTCATCCCAGCCACGTCAAAGTAAGAGGACTTTCCTCCGGAAAAGGTGATTTGCCATCTCCAGGatagaggaaagtccttaccacAGGTttaggagttcaagtatcttgggttttgttcacaaatgagtgaaggatggaacgtgagattgacaggccgAGTGGTGCAGCGGCAGgagtaatgtggtcgatgtaccggCACGTtatggtaaagaaggagctgagccgaaagctctcgatttactggtcagtctatgttcctactctcacctatggtcataagCTTTTGGTTATAACCAAAAgcacaagatcttggatacaagcggccttatgccccattcacacggggcatcagcttcaatgcttcctattcactttgaatgggtgacataaggcgttgccgaactgcattgtggatccgtcggcgctgcCTCGAGGCGGTGCtagctgcaaaagttgggacttgctccaCTGTATGTTTTACTTGTAgttatgtgtatttgaatgtctgaaacctaaaattgtttgaaatcataaataaattgtGATTCAGGACAGGCACTGCGCAACTGTTTGTGCtctcagattttaattttagcagATGATGACGTGCGCTCTGAATGCTCTATTCATACATACATGTGATTTGTATGCGTGAAAgggttcaaataaaaaaaattaacattatacGGGGTAAATAATAACTATATAGATTTGTTACATACTATTTGAAGAAATTTTGAACGTTTTTCCATTAGACAAATGACGCTGCAAATTTAATCTTGCAGTTTAGTTAACAGGCTCTGTCTTTTCTCCCtgataatcaaaaataaatccaGTTGTTAAAGTGTTCAGTGCATTTGGAGGAACTGCTTCATTCTCCTGCAAAGCCATTAATAATTGCTGATGTTTGTATCTGTGTGCAGCTGATCGAGAACAGCGTGTGTCTGCTGAGGAATCTGTCCTATCAGGTGCATCGGGAGATCCCTGGCTGCGAGCGCTATCTGGAGTCCATTCCTGTCAATCAAGGCCCCCTCCCGTCCCAAAAGGGCGGCTGCTTCAGCTCCCGAAAGGGCAAAGGTGCGCTTCTGATTCATTTTAAAGCAGAACACGGACACCGGCTGTGCCAATTAGAAGTTAACTTGCTATCTTTGCATTCCAGTGCACAATCTCTGTGTTGTGTAAACAATGCTAATAGAGATTGTGTGTATTGCTTGTCTTTAAACCACACTATACActttaaagtctttttttaagCTTCCGAGCTTGAAATGTGCCAAATTATGTTTGTTTACACAAGACTTGGAGGAAGCATGCATGATTTtcgcacaagtgtgtgtgtgtgtgtgtgtgctctgtttGTGGGTTTGTTGCTGAATAATTGTAGGGTGGCTGGGGCACTATTGCagtaaaaaaacattgctttcCTCTCATTTTCTTCTGTATCTGTCTCCTCTGCTTCATCTCATTCCATACATCTTTTTATCCTGTAACAGACGAGTGGTTTTCCAAAGGTAAGCTTTTCTTTCCCTTTATTTCTtacctttttatatatattaaagtgaATGCTTTGCTTTTTGCTTTcataaaaattatttacatttcacCTCACTGTAACCCATTATTAACCTTATCAAAGCTCAGAAAATGGATCTGAAATGGCTGAAACTCCAGTGTTTTAGTAGGAAAGAGATGCATTTCTCATCCCATTTCACGTCTGTTTTATGAGCTGCACTACTTCGGTCAAGTTAGAAGGCCTATTAAGGGAACCAGTCACACAAACAAGGTTTTTATTGATCGCAAGGAAGTAGACATGAAATCATTAACAGGCATCACATTATGCCACTAAACTCATTTGCTGCATTTTAAAACCTGGTGCCTTCATAAGCAACACAAAAACTCTCCAAAATATATGTTTGTTCTTATGAAAATTAGGAAATGAGTGTCAAGATTAAACATTCAGTATAAAATGATTCATtgctatgtattttttattgtgtgaCTGGTCCTTTAAATATGCTTTCGTCATATAAAACATGTCACTAGTAACCACCAGAGGGTGCAGGAACACAGCATTTCTGACCAATCCATTTCTCTTTTTTACTCTTTCACTTTTAATAttaacatatacagatatttaaaCTGATTGTTAGATTCTTTTAAATGTGCACTTTCTCATCACTTTATAATGTCACATGCTCCTTTGAATCAGTCCACATCATTAAGTCGTCAGTCA belongs to Danio rerio strain Tuebingen ecotype United States chromosome 1, GRCz12tu, whole genome shotgun sequence and includes:
- the ctnnd1 gene encoding catenin delta-1 isoform X6; translated protein: MEQCENAASLLASVREQEMQFERLTRALEEERRSVGPSGTLPRPLPTLQNGRITGDAELERLKLSEGYINGTQYRMLDPGHIVESVTVESDPHEALPIISVETGDDGTTRRTETTVKKVTKTTTTRTVIPSVSDTLSLDGTGSVTGMPSYNSPMDRVYRPPPGPMDYPTSTVPRNYHYGPPAGYDDYRSVPPSEAYTSLSRGTRMDDRYRPVDGYRTLDSAYRTHSRPQLDPYSAQPQVGRMGSAVEISALQRFVPEPYGLEDDQRSLGYDEPDYGMGPAMHYSTMPRLAHPHHAPPPRRTGSYEGTLDGDMSGAGDMFYWGGGAPLAQGERGSMASLDSTLRKGPAPTAWRQPELPEVIAMLNYRLDPVKSNAAAYLQHLTFKNDKVKSEVRRLKGIPALVSMLDNPKKEVHYAACGALKNISYGRDPDNKIAIKNCDGIPALVRLLRKTRDQDLTDTITGTLWNLSSHDSVKMEIVDHALHALSDEVMVPHSGWERGNEGGEESCKPRHLEWETALTNTTGCLRNVSSERSEARRKLRECSGLVDSLMYIVQSQINCKDVDNKLIENSVCLLRNLSYQVHREIPGCERYLESIPVNQGPLPSQKGGCFSSRKGKGKREDDGTSDTIDIPKRTTPAKGYELLFQPEVVRVYTSLLKESKNPSVLEAAAGAVQNLCAGRWTYGRYIRATMRQEHGLPMMTELLSHGNDRVVRAMSGALRNLAIDARNRELLGKHAVPNLVANLPGGGQSQPARALSEETVVSVLSTMAEVVGSSVDAAKTLRSAQGIERLVLINKDSNRSDREVRGAGLVLQIVWGFKELRRTLEKDGWKKTDFMVNLNPPNNTRSNGGYEESTLPLIDRGGKQDREKDMIPLNDIGPDAYSTIDQRGRRNTLDDTLDRSDRDAPQKI
- the ctnnd1 gene encoding catenin delta-1 isoform X5 is translated as MEQCENAASLLASVREQEMQFERLTRALEEERRSVGPSGTLPRPLPTLQNGRITGDAELERLKLSEGYINGTQYRMLDPGHIVESVTVESDPHEALPIISVETGDDGTTRRTETTVKKVTKTTTTRTVIPSVSDTLSLDGTGSVTGMPSYNSPMDRVYRPPPGPMDYPTSTVPRNYHYGPPAGYDDYRSVPPSEAYTSLSRGTRMDDRYRPVDGYRTLDSAYRTHSRPQLDPYSAQPQVGRMGSAVEISALQRFVPEPYGLEDDQRSLGYDEPDYGMGPAMHYSTMPRLAHPHHAPPPRRTGSYEGTLDGDMSGAGDMFYWGGGAPLAQGERGSMASLDSTLRKGPAPTAWRQPELPEVIAMLNYRLDPVKSNAAAYLQHLTFKNDKVKSEVRRLKGIPALVSMLDNPKKEVHYAACGALKNISYGRDPDNKIAIKNCDGIPALVRLLRKTRDQDLTDTITGTLWNLSSHDSVKMEIVDHALHALSDEVMVPHSGWERGNEGGEESCKPRHLEWETALTNTTGCLRNVSSERSEARRKLRECSGLVDSLMYIVQSQINCKDVDNKLIENSVCLLRNLSYQVHREIPGCERYLESIPVNQGPLPSQKGGCFSSRKGKDEWFSKGKREDDGTSDTIDIPKRTTPAKGYELLFQPEVVRVYTSLLKESKNPSVLEAAAGAVQNLCAGRWTYGRYIRATMRQEHGLPMMTELLSHGNDRVVRAMSGALRNLAIDARNRELLGKHAVPNLVANLPGGGQSQPARALSEETVVSVLSTMAEVVGSSVDAAKTLRSAQGIERLVLINKDSNRSDREVRGAGLVLQIVWGFKELRRTLEKDGWKKTDFMVNLNPPNNTRSNGGYEESTLPLIDRGGKQDREKDMIPLNDIGPDAYSTIDQRGRRNTLDDTLDRSDRDAPQKI